CGCGGCGCTGCGTGCGGCCGCCGCTTGCCAGGTTCCGGCATTGACCGGCGATCTTTCCTCCGGTGAGATCGGGATGGACCCGGGGCCCGCGCTGGTGCTGCCGCTGCGGACGTCGGCGAAATCGGTGTCCGGTGTGCTGGTCGCGGTCCGCTCGGCCGGTGCGGCGCCGTTCGACGCCCGCCACCTGCCCCTGGCGGAAGCCTTCGCCGACCAGGCCGCACTGGCCTTGCAACTGGCCGACGACCAGCACCGTATGCACGAAGTCGAGATGGTCGGCGATCGCGACCGGATCGCCCGGGAACTGCATGACCACGTGATCCAGCGCCTGTTCGCCCTCGGCCTTGGCATGCAGGGCACCCGGGCCCGGACCCGGGTGCCTGAGGTGCAGCGGCGGCTGACCGAGCATGTCGACGACGCGCAGGCCATCATCGCCGACATCCATACCGCGATCTTCAACCTGCACGGCGACCCCACGGGCACCACGCGGCTGCGGAAACGACTGCACGACGCCATCGCCGAACTTACCGGTGGTACCGCTCTGCGCTCGGTCTTGCACGTGTCCGGTTCCCTCAACGTCGTATCGGCGAGGCTGGCCGAGCAGGCCGAAGCCGTGGTCCGCGAAGCGCTGACCAACACCGTCCGCCATGCCCACGCCGACACGGTCACCATCACCGTCTCGGTCGCCGACAATCTGGTCGTCGACGTCACCGACGACGGGGACGGCATTCCCGGCGGGGTCGTCCGCAGCGGACTGCGCAACCTCCGCGAACGTGCCGACCAGGCGAGCGGCGCCATGACCGTGGACACCGCGCCCGAGGGCGGTACCCGCCTGGTCTGGGCCGCTCCGGTGACCTGAGGCTCCCTGCGGAGCAGCCGCCGGTGGCCGTGTCGGGCCATGTCAGAAACCGCTGCCCGAGCGTGCCGGGCGGCGTGGACAGCTGTGACCCACGGCCAGGGTACGACCGGTTCACCCGTTTGCCCAGTACTTCCGGTGCCAGCACGCCGAACTCGACCACAGTCTCGACCAGATCCTGGCCGGAACGGATCGTCAACGCCGACAGTGGATCGGCAGCGTAATAATCCGCGTCGGCCGCGTGTCAGCGAACCTTCTCGGGAATTAAACGCAGCACGGAAACGACACTGGTGAAGATCGTCGCCAGGTTCTGCTGACAACGATTATCAGGCCGACGAGGTGAAACGTAACCCGAAGCCGTGGTCACCCGGATCCGCCGGTCATCAGGTACTCCCGTGGGTGATGCCGAGGGTTTTTCCGGCGGTGAGGGCGTCGGTGCGGTTGGGGGCGATGGCGAGCCAGGAGGTTCCCGGGGTGTCGGCGCAGAGCATGGTGGTGCCGTCCAGGTCGGCGATCCAGCTGGGGGCGGGGGTGATGTCGCTGGCGTCCGGGGCACGGGGGAAGGGCCGGGTGGAGGTGAGGACGAGCAGTTTGCGGGTGGGCTGGGCGGTGTAGGTGTGGATGGTGGCCGGGATGCCGCCGAGCGTGGCGTTGCTGGAGCCTCGCCAGGTGTAGTCGGCGATCCGCCGCAGGGGTGGGGTGGTGCCGGGGGAAGGTTGGGGAGTGGCGGAGTGGTAGAGGTCGGCGGCCGCGGCCAGGGGCGTCGGCTGGCTGGGGGAGCCGCTGGGGAGGAGCAGCATGAGGAGGGCGATGGCGGCCGCGGCGGTCAGCAGCAGGGACGGTGGCTGGTTGCGACGCCGCGGCGAGGGCGCGGGGGGTGCCGCCGGGGGGAGGGTGGCGATGGCCCGGATGCGCTCACGCAGCACCGGCGGGGCGGTTTCCCGCAGGGATTCGGCGAGCAGGCGGCCGGCACGGGCGTCGTGGGTTTCCCGCCAGCAGGTCTCGCAGGTCAGCAGGTGCTGTTCGAACTGGTTCTGCTGGTGCGCGGTGAGTTCGCCCGCGAGGTAGGCCGCGAACCGTTCGGGGTCATGGTGCATGGCGGTTCACCTTTCGCACGGATTCGGCCAGCCGTTTGCGGCCCCGGTGGACGCGGGCGAGCACGGTGCCGCGGGGTGCGCCGGTGATGCCGGCGACCTCGGCGGCGGTGAACCCGCACAGGTCCATCAGCGTGATCGCTATGCGCTGCTCCTCGGGCAGGCCACGCAGGGCGGCGTCGACCACGGCGTGGTCCAGCCTGCCGAGTACTTCCGCCTCCACATCCACTGTGCCCGGCGGGTCGAATGCCTCGTCCCAGCGGGCTTCGTAGCGGGTGCTGGCGCGGCCGAGGCGGTCCCGGTTCAGGTTGAGGCAGATCGTGGCCAGCCAGGGTTCCACCCGCGCGGGGCGACGCTGGTCCTGCCAGGCCACCCATGCCCGCGTGTAGGTTTCCTGTACCAGGTCCTCGGCATCGGACCGGCTCGTGGTCAGCCGCCGGGCCAGGTTGTGCACCAGGTCGGCCGCGGGCATGGTGGCCTGAAGGAACTCCTCCCCGTGTTCGGGCATCGGCCCGCCGTCACCGGGTCTGTGCTTGCCGCCGCGGCGCGCGGAGGGAGGCGAATGCCTCGTCCTTCCGTACGCCGGAGCCATAGAAGAAGAATGACAGGATCGTGCCGAACACGATATGCGCGAACAACTCGAATGGTTGGTTCGCGTTCTGGAAAACCGGGAACACCAATGACGCGAGCACCAGGAAGTTCACCACGTACAGCAGTCCACCGTAGAGGGTGCCTGCCAGCGCGACCGTGCCGTTGGTGGCCAGCATCGGCACGACGAGTGCGAACACCAGGCCGAAGGCGACGGACAGGACCAGGTGCGTCGCCACACCGAGGCCGATGCTGGTGGTACCGGCCGCCATGGCGTCGCTGCCCTTGACGATGGTGGACATCATCCGCAGCGGCATTTCGGCCTTGCCGTCCGGCATGGTGCTGGCGAACCACATCGTGACACCGGCGAACACCGCCCCCGAGGCGAGCCCGCCGACACCCCCGCGTACCAGCCGTCCCAGCACGGGTTCCGTAGGCATGATGGGCACCTTCCCTTCTTCGCGGAACGCACGCTTGCTACCCCTACGGACGGAGGAGCCCACCCGGTGATTGCACCGGACAGTGCATACGGTGAGGCGGCGCGGTCACCGGTTCCGGGTGCCCGGTACGGCTGTCCGGCGCAGCCGCGCCAGTGCCCGCAGGGCGGGTTTGCGCAGGGTTTGCTGTGCCTGGGCTACCGCGATGTTCCACACCCCGTCGGTCCAGGCCGGGTAGGGGTGTACCACGGAGCTCAGCTCGCGTAGCCGTCCCCGCCTGGCGACGAGTCCGGCCAGTTCGGCGATCATCTCCCCGGCGCGGGGCGCGATGATGGTCGCCCCGAGGACCCTGGCCTTGTTGTCGAGGACGATGTGGGTGTGGCCGCCGGTCGCGTCCTCGGTGATCGCGCGGTCCAGGTGTTCGTGTTCCAGCACGCGGGTACAGACATGGCTGCCATGCCGTCGGCGGGCTTGCTGCTCGGTCAACCCGACGTGCGCGATTTCGGGGTCGGTGAAGGTCACCCGGGGCATGGTGTCGTGGTCGATCCGCCGGAGCGGGGCGAGCAGGGCGTTGGTGGCGGCGATGCTGCCGTGCGTTCCCGCGACATGGGTGAACAGCAGCGCGCCGATGACATCGCCCGCGGCGTAGATGCGGGGGTTGCTGGTGCGCAGCTTGGCGTCCACCACGACGTGGCCCCGCTGGTCGAGGGTGACGCCCGCGGTGTCCAGGCCGAGCCCCGTGGTGCCGGGGCGCCGCCCGGTGGCCACGAGTACCCGGTCGGCGGCGATGGTGTCGGTTCCGGCGGGGCCGTCGGTGCTCAGCCGTACCGTCGCGGCGTCCTGGGTGGCCCCGGTGACGGTGGTGGAGGTCAGGACCCGGATGCCTTCCTGGCTCAATGCCTCGGACAGGGTGGTGCCTGCCCGGGGTTCCTCGCGGGGCAGCACCCGGTCGGCGGCCTCGATGATCGTCACTTCGGCGCCGAGGCGGGAGAGGGCCTGGCCGAGTTCGCAGCCGACCGGGCCACCGCCGAGGACGACCAGCCTGCGCGGTAGTTCGGTGAGCTGCCACAGGGTGTCGCTGGTCAGTGGATCGACCTCGGTGAGCCCGGGGACCGGCGGCACAGCGGGGGAGGAGCCGGTGGCCACCACGGCGTGGCGGAACCGTAGCCGTCGCCGGCCCACGTGCACCTCACGCGGTCCGGTGAACACCGCGGTTCCCGGCACCACCTCGGCGCCAGCCGCGGCCAGCGTTTCCGGTGAGTCGGCGGGTTCGGCGCGTTCGATGGCCGTGCGCACGTGCGCCATGACGGTGGGGAAGTCGACCTCGGGTTCGACCGGGGTGATGCCGAACCGGCCGCCGGTGCGCATCCGGTGCGCGGTCGTGGCGGCGGCGATGAGCGACTTGCTCGGGACGCAGCCGGTCCACAGGCAGTCCCCTCCCGGCCTGGCGGCCTCGACCAGCGCCACCTTCGCGCCAAGGCCACCCGCTGTCTTCGCGGCGACGATGCCCGCGGTCCCGCCGCCGACGATCACCAGGTCGTAGGCCCCGGTCACGACCACTCGATGGTGACCGTGCGGTCGAAGGCGACGTGGTTCTTGATACGCCTCGCCAGCGGGCTGGGATGCGGGTAGTACCAGGCGGCGTTCGGCAGGACCGCGTCCTCGGTGGTCAGGTCGTAGTAGCTGGCGACGCCCTTCCACAGGCAGAGCGTTTTGGCCTTGCGCTTGCTGAGGTACTTCGGGCGCACCGACTCGGGAGGGAAGTAGTGGTTGCCCTCTACGCGCACCGTACGGGGCGCCTCGGCCAGTACGGTGCCGTTCCATACCGCGCGCAACATGAAACCCCTTCCTCACGGCCTCGGCCCA
The sequence above is drawn from the Amycolatopsis aidingensis genome and encodes:
- a CDS encoding DUF427 domain-containing protein gives rise to the protein MLRAVWNGTVLAEAPRTVRVEGNHYFPPESVRPKYLSKRKAKTLCLWKGVASYYDLTTEDAVLPNAAWYYPHPSPLARRIKNHVAFDRTVTIEWS
- a CDS encoding dihydrolipoyl dehydrogenase family protein, with the translated sequence MTGAYDLVIVGGGTAGIVAAKTAGGLGAKVALVEAARPGGDCLWTGCVPSKSLIAAATTAHRMRTGGRFGITPVEPEVDFPTVMAHVRTAIERAEPADSPETLAAAGAEVVPGTAVFTGPREVHVGRRRLRFRHAVVATGSSPAVPPVPGLTEVDPLTSDTLWQLTELPRRLVVLGGGPVGCELGQALSRLGAEVTIIEAADRVLPREEPRAGTTLSEALSQEGIRVLTSTTVTGATQDAATVRLSTDGPAGTDTIAADRVLVATGRRPGTTGLGLDTAGVTLDQRGHVVVDAKLRTSNPRIYAAGDVIGALLFTHVAGTHGSIAATNALLAPLRRIDHDTMPRVTFTDPEIAHVGLTEQQARRRHGSHVCTRVLEHEHLDRAITEDATGGHTHIVLDNKARVLGATIIAPRAGEMIAELAGLVARRGRLRELSSVVHPYPAWTDGVWNIAVAQAQQTLRKPALRALARLRRTAVPGTRNR
- a CDS encoding anti-sigma factor family protein, which produces MHHDPERFAAYLAGELTAHQQNQFEQHLLTCETCWRETHDARAGRLLAESLRETAPPVLRERIRAIATLPPAAPPAPSPRRRNQPPSLLLTAAAAIALLMLLLPSGSPSQPTPLAAAADLYHSATPQPSPGTTPPLRRIADYTWRGSSNATLGGIPATIHTYTAQPTRKLLVLTSTRPFPRAPDASDITPAPSWIADLDGTTMLCADTPGTSWLAIAPNRTDALTAGKTLGITHGST
- a CDS encoding RNA polymerase sigma factor, with the translated sequence MPEHGEEFLQATMPAADLVHNLARRLTTSRSDAEDLVQETYTRAWVAWQDQRRPARVEPWLATICLNLNRDRLGRASTRYEARWDEAFDPPGTVDVEAEVLGRLDHAVVDAALRGLPEEQRIAITLMDLCGFTAAEVAGITGAPRGTVLARVHRGRKRLAESVRKVNRHAP